From one Myxococcota bacterium genomic stretch:
- a CDS encoding FecR family protein, whose protein sequence is MSRCGQAIGLGALALALVAARAAPAPVPPRVHSVIGVVELSSPPGAPWRPAQVGDSLAPGAALRTGAGARAELVLDGALARLYEISLARLPADPAARRRIELERGAASFDVQPDDSAPFQVDTPGAVALAKGTRFTVTADGELSTVSVGRGLVGVRAPESLAREVLVHPGFGVMGGAGRPFALGLLNQKGDPWETWSRGAAPSRPLQRAGQGESPASADAVEAGPAGDADVAIRILEARGPRRVQIVGTGGIDATFTRRDLSQVLRGNSAVLGPPLLATLHARGVTPSAFARQVLDNL, encoded by the coding sequence TTGAGCAGGTGCGGGCAGGCGATCGGCTTGGGCGCTCTGGCGCTCGCGCTCGTCGCCGCCCGTGCCGCGCCGGCGCCGGTCCCGCCACGCGTGCACAGTGTGATCGGCGTCGTCGAGCTCTCGAGCCCGCCCGGCGCGCCCTGGCGGCCGGCGCAGGTCGGCGACTCACTCGCGCCCGGCGCGGCGCTGCGCACCGGCGCGGGCGCGCGCGCCGAGCTCGTGCTCGACGGTGCGCTGGCGCGGCTCTACGAGATCTCGCTGGCGCGCCTGCCCGCGGACCCGGCCGCGCGGCGGCGCATCGAGCTCGAGCGCGGCGCGGCCAGCTTCGACGTGCAGCCCGACGACTCCGCGCCCTTCCAGGTCGACACACCCGGCGCGGTGGCGCTCGCCAAGGGTACGCGCTTCACGGTGACTGCCGACGGCGAGCTCTCGACCGTGTCGGTCGGGCGCGGGCTGGTCGGCGTGCGCGCGCCGGAGAGCCTGGCGCGCGAGGTGTTGGTTCATCCCGGCTTCGGCGTGATGGGCGGCGCCGGGCGTCCGTTTGCGCTCGGCCTCCTGAATCAAAAGGGCGATCCATGGGAGACCTGGTCGCGCGGCGCCGCTCCTTCACGTCCGCTGCAGCGCGCGGGGCAGGGCGAGTCACCGGCCAGCGCCGATGCCGTCGAGGCGGGTCCGGCGGGCGATGCCGACGTGGCCATCCGCATCCTCGAGGCGCGCGGCCCCCGGCGCGTCCAGATCGTGGGCACGGGCGGGATCGACGCCACCTTCACGCGCCGCGACCTGAGTCAGGTGCTGCGCGGGAACAGCGCCGTGCTCGGCCCCCCGCTGCTGGCCACCCTGCACGCGCGCGGAGTGACTCCCTCGGCCTTCGCGCGCCAGGTGCTCGACAACCTGTGA